In the Nothobranchius furzeri strain GRZ-AD unplaced genomic scaffold, NfurGRZ-RIMD1 Scf035, whole genome shotgun sequence genome, one interval contains:
- the LOC107374656 gene encoding uncharacterized protein: MEKEVSRVPVFVWLYFLCVKMPASNSFWSNAELQTFLTIIGDSNIQAELDGMIRNEKVFKEVSQRMAAEGFQRTSEQCRAKLKKIKAHYRKVKDSNGRSGNGRSTWKWYDVVDAIYGHRPSNRGSEGGLDSATSILESLINPVDTSEAENTPSSEEPSTSSSSTPGPSVPPSPLSVPSVPPSPRPVPSPPPSPLSTTTREEHLPCRRRTGDRRRRLEARTQVIFDELQIADGRQMDRMEGISREQVNWMQQDAAAARQHELQIAERYFEHLGALNAVLGLVAQRMGSSSDFLPPPRQ, encoded by the exons ATGGAAAAAGAAGTGAGTCGAGTTCCAGTGTTTGTTTGGCTGTACTTCTTGTGTGTGAAAATGCCTGCAAGTAATAGCTTTTGGTCCAATGCGGAGCTTCAAACGTTCCTCACCATCATCGGAGATAGCAACATTCAGGCCGAGCTGGATGGGATGATAAGAAATGAGAAAGTCTTCAAAGAAGTTTCTCAGCGCATGGCAGCTGAAGGATTCCAGCGCACCTCCGAGCAGTGTCGTGctaagctgaaaaaaataaaagcccacTACAGAAAAGTTAAGGACAGCAACGGCCGTAGTGGGAATGGGCGAAGTACATGGAAGTGGTACGATGTGGTGGACGCTATTTATGGACACAGACCGTCAAACCGAGGCAGCGAAGGAGGCCTGGACTCAGCGACCAGTATCCTGGAGTCACTCATAAACCCTGTTG ACACATCTGAAGCGGAAAACACTCCCTCTTCAGAGGAACCATCCACTTCCTCAAGTAGCACTCCAggaccttctgtgccaccatcacctctgtccgtaccttctgtgccaccatcacctcggCCAGTTCCATCgccaccaccatcacctctgtccactACCACTCGAGAGGAACATCTACCATGTCGTCGACGCACAG GTGACCGAAGACGGCGATTGGAAGCACGGACACAGGTGATATTTGATGAGTTGCAGATCGCAGATGGCAGGCAGATGGACAGAATGGAAGGCATAAGCCGGGAGCAGGTTAACTGGATGCAACAAGACGCAGCAGCAGCAAGGCAACATGAATTACAGATCGCAGAGCGATATTTTGAACATTTGGGTGCCCTAAATGCTGTTCTTGGACTGGTCGCACAAAGAATGGGCAGCTCCTCTGACTTCCTGCCACCACCCAGGCAGTAA